One Brassica napus cultivar Da-Ae chromosome A5, Da-Ae, whole genome shotgun sequence DNA window includes the following coding sequences:
- the LOC106399782 gene encoding cell division cycle protein 27 homolog A-like: MLIFGFVQNPERQRFIRLRDLARSPREKARLLKFPLAARDLLLRDNLTHTHPSFCSPNATAPSLLVQFRRQNMETLLANCVEKNLTQFMFSNAIFLCERLLAQFPSEVNLQLLARCYLSNSQPYSAYYILKGSKTPESRYLFAFSCFKLDLLGEAESALLSTEQVPGGAAGHYLLGLIYRYAGRKNSSIQQFRMALSCDPLCWEAYAELCSLGAAGEASVVFGNVAAQRLQKTNVSQRINFSGGETMDHLIDSDKVSKDTCVWQTEHVSGENQQDLKVKQLGAEIPPDSDKQCNGSSHTNGWDLKTPSPVLTQVLDAPPPMLYKNMRRPEVEGLMYVHGESRRKFMSEEESLEAPEESGRRRSARIAARRKIPLFHSYGKDSHVLHHSPSESNGVPSLSSMIGKCRIQSSKEATTSGQSIGDTGSSVDDEQNSNPRGSSPNPFSLMSGISEVLNLLKILGDGHRHLLMYNCQEALLIYQKLSEKQYNTHWVLMQVGKAYVELQDYFNADSVFTLAHQKSPYALEGMDTYSTVLYHLKEEMRLGYLAQELIAVDRLSPESWCASGNYYSLRKDHEAALKMFRRAIQLNDRFTYAHTLCGHELAALEDFEEAERCYRKALSIDTRHYNAWYGLGMTYLHQEKFEFAQHQFQMALQINPRSSVILCYFGIALHESKRNDEALKMMEKAIVADARNPLSKYFKANILADLGDYHRALEVLEELKDSAPHESSVHALLGKIYKQVKLYDKAVLNFGTALDLNPSPSDTVKIKACMERLTVPNELETEEDL, encoded by the exons ATGCTTATCTTTGGTTTTGTGCAAAACCCAGAACGACAACGTTTTATACGATTGCGAGACTTGGCACGCTCTCCGCGTGAGAAGGCTAGGCTTTTGAAATTTCCCTTAGCGGCGCGCGATTTGCTGCTACGCGACAATCTCACACACACACATCCATCTTTTTGCTCTCCCAACGCCACAGCGCCCTCTCTTCTCGTTCAGTTTCGTCGTCAGAATATGGAGACTTTACTGGCGAATTGTGTGGAGAAAAACCTTACCCAGTTCATGTTCTCCAATGCGATCTTCCTTTGCGAACGTCTCCTCGCCCAATTCCCCTCTGAG GTGAACCTGCAATTGTTAGCTAGGTGTTACTTAAGTAACAGCCAACCTTATAGCGCTTATTACATCCTCAAAG GTTCAAAAACGCCTGAATCTCGGTATCTCTTTGCATTCTCATGCTTTAAGTTGGATCTTCTTGGAGAGGCTGAATCAGCATTGTTGTCCACTGAACAA GTTCCTGGTGGTGCAGCTGGGCATTATCTTCTTGGTCTTATATATAG ATATGCGGGGAGGAAGAATAGTTCGATACAACAGTTTAGGATGGCATTGTCATGTGATCCATTGTGTTGGGAAGCATATGCAGAACTTTGTAGTTTAG GTGCTGCTGGAGAAGCCTCAGTAGTTTTCGGCAATGTCGCTGCCCAGCGTCTTCAGAAAACTAACGTCTCACAGAGAATAAACTTCTCAGGAGGAGAAACCATGGACCATCTTATAGATTCTGATAAGGTCTCAAAAGATACATGTGTATGGCAAACAGAACATGTTTCAGGAGAGAACCAACAAGATCTGAAAGTCAAGCAGCTTGGAGCAGAGATTCCGCCAGATAGTGACAAGCAATGTAACGGTAGTTCTCATACAAATGGATGGGACCTGAAAACACCTTCTCCAGTGCTTACACAG GTATTGGATGCTCCACCGCCAATGCTCTATAAGAATATGCGTCGTCCAGAAGTGGAGGGATTGATGTATGTACATGGAGAGTCTCGAAGAAAGTTTATGAGTGAAGAAGAGTCATTAGAG GCTCCAGAAGAATCTGGGCGTCGCCGGAGTGCCAGAATAGCAGCAAGGAGAAAGATTCCTCTGTTTCACTCATATGGAAAAGATTCCCATGTGTTACATCATTCACCTTCCGAGTCAAACGGTGTACCTTCTCTTTCCTCGATGATTGGAAAATGCAGAATCCAAAGCAGCAAGGAAG CAACGACATCAGGCCAGTCTATAGGCGACACTGGAAGCTCTGTTGATGATGAGCAAAACTCAAACCCTCGTGGATCTTCCCCGAATCCTTTCAGTCTCATGTCTGGAATTTCAGAAGTGCTAAACCTTCTGAAAATTCTTGGAGATGGCCACAGGCATTTACTTATGTACAACTGTCAG GAAGCTTTGTTGATATATCAAAAGCTATCTGAGAAACAATACAATACACACTGGGTTCTCATGCAG GTTGGAAAAGCATATGTTGAGCTACAAGACTACTTCAACGCTGACTCTGTCTTTACTCTCGCTCATCAAAAGTCTCCTTATGCTTTGGAAGGAATGGATACGTACTCCACTGTTCTTTAT CACCTGAAAGAAGAGATGAGGCTGGGCTATCTGGCTCAAGAGCTAATTGCAGTTGACCGCCTATCCCCAGAATCATG GTGTGCTTCAGGGAACTACTACAGTTTGCGCAAAGATCACGAAGCTGCTCTTAAGATGTTTCGGAGAGCTATCCAACTGAACGATAGATTCACATATGCACATACCCTTTGTGGTCACGA GCTTGCTGCATTAGAAGACTTTGAGGAGGCAGAGAGATGCTACCGGAAGGCACTGAGCATAGACACGAGACACTACAATGCATGGTATGGTCTTGGAATGACCTACCTTCATCAGGAGAAATTCGAGTTTGCGCAGCATCAATTTCAAATGGCTCTCCAAATAAACCCAAGATCTTCAGTCATCTTGTGTTACTTTGGAATCGCGTTGCATGAGTCAAAG AGGAACGATGAGGCGTTGAAGATGATGGAGAAGGCTATAGTTGCTGATGCTAGGAATCCACTCTCGAAGTACTTTAAGGCTAACATATTGGCTGACCTCGGTGATTATCACAGAGCCCTGGAAGTTTTGGAAGAGCTCAAAGATTCTGCTCCTCATGAGAGCAGTGTCCATGCGTTGCTTGGCAAAATCTACAAACAAGTAAAGCTATACGACAAGGCCGTGTTAAATTTCGGCACTGCGTTGGATTTAAACCCGTCTCCATCTGATACTGTCAAAATCAAG GCTTGCATGGAGAGGTTAACAGTACCAAACGAGTTGGAGACAGAGGAGGATCTCTAG
- the LOC106454062 gene encoding ABC transporter G family member 29 gives METLSRSLSKSLGEFLTSSSNHFSRRSDSIDDHDEEALKWAALEKLSTFTRLRTTIIQPHDLVDVTKLRVDDRQKFIDSIFKVTEEDNEKFLKKLRKRIDRVGIKLPTVEVRFEKLTIEADCHIGKRALPTLPNVALNIAGRGLSLFGFNFAKTTKLTILRDASGIIKPSRMTLLLGPPSSGKTTLLLALAGKLDPSLKVTGRVTYNGYGLGEIVPQKTSAYISQNDVHIGVMTVQETLDFSARCQGIGTRYDLLSELVRREKDAGILPEPEVDLFMKSIAAENVKSSLITDYTLKILGLDICKDTVVGDEMIRGISGGQKKRVTTGEMIVGPTKTLFMDEISTGLDSSTTYQIVKCLKEMVRFTDATVLMSLLQPAPETFELFDDIILLSEGQIVYQGPRDHILSFFETCGFKCPERKGTADFLQEVTSRKDQEQYWADTTKPYRYIPVSGFSKQFRTFHVGAKLENDLSVPYDRFRSHPASLVFNKQSVPKSQLFKICWDRELLLIKRNAFFYVFKTVQIIIMALIASTVYLRTGMGTKDENDGAVYIGALMFSMIANMFNGFAELSLMIQRLPVFYKQRDLLFHPSWTFTLPTFLLSIPISIFESVVWVSITYYLIGFSPEPSRFFKHLLVIFLTQQMAGSIFRFIATTCRSMILANTGGSLVVLLLFLLGGFIVPRGEIPTWWQWAYWVSPMTYTYDALTVNEMLAPRWMDQLSSDNSTRLGLAVLEIFDVFTDPSWYWIGVGAVLGFTILFNILATLALAYLNPLEKPQAIVSKEGAEENIVTNGSEGKNTYVKRGMVLPFTPYTMSFDKVNYYVDMPKEMREQEVATDKLQLLREVTGVFRPGVLTALMGVSGAGKTTLMDVLAGRKTGGYIEGDIRISGFPKRQETFARVSGYCEQNDIHSPQVTVRESLIYSAFLRLPKEVTKDEKMRFVDQVMELVELKSLKDGIVGLPGISGLSTEQRKRLTIAVELVANPSIIFMDEPTSGLDARAAAIVMRTVRNTVDTGRTVVCTIHQPSIDIFEAFDELLLMKRGGQVIYAGPLGQNSHKIIEYFQAIPGVPKIKEKYNPATWMLEVSSVAAEAKLDIDFAEHYVTSSLYQQNKKLVKEVSTPPRGAKDLYFSTQFSESFLGQFKSCLWKQWITYWRTPDYNLARFFFTFFAALMVGSIFWKVGTTRDSANDLTKVIGAMYAAVLFVGINNATSVQPLVAVERTVFYRERAAEMYSALPYALAQVVCEIPFVLIQTTYYTLITYAMMCFEWTVVKFFWFFFVSFFSFLYFTYYGMMAVAITPNQQVAAIFAGAFYGLFNLFSGFLIPRPRIPKWWIWYYWICPVAWTVYGLIVSQYGDQEDTIKVPGMMEDPTIKWYIENHYGYDPNFMGSIAAVLVGFTVFFAFMFAFGIKMLNFQQR, from the exons ATGGAAACGTTGTCGAGAAGCCTGAGCAAGAGCTTAGGAGAGTTTTTAACAAGCAGTAGTAATCATTTCTCAAGGAGAAGCGATTCTATCGATGATCATGATGAGGAAGCTCTTAAATGGGCTGCTCTTGAGAAACTTTCAACCTTCACTCGTCTTCGTACCACTATCATCCAACCTCATGATCTCGTTGACGTCACAAAACTCCGCGTTGATGATCGTCAGAAGTTCATTGATTCTATCTTTAAAGTCACCGAGGAAGACAACGAGAAGTTCTTGAAAAAGTTGAGGAAACGAATCGATAG GGTGGGAATAAAGTTACCGACCGTGGAAGTGAGATTCGAGAAATTGACAATAGAGGCGGATTGTCACATCGGAAAAAGAGCTCTTCCGACGTTACCTAACGTTGCATTAAACATTGCTGGGAGAGGCCTTAGTTTATTTGGTTTTAACTTTGCTAAAACCACTAAACTCACTATCCTTAGAGACGCTTCTGGTATCATTAAACCTTCAAG AATGACACTTTTATTAGGTCCACCATCATCAGGGAAAACAACTCTTTTGTTGGCGTTAGCTGGAAAATTGGACCCAAGCTTAAAG GTGACAGGAAGAGTAACATATAATGGATATGGATTAGGAGAGATTGTACCACAGAAAACATCAGCTTACATAAGCCAAAACGATGTTCATATTGGAGTCATGACTGTCCAAGAGACTCTTGATTTTTCTGCTAGGTGCCAAGGCATCGGCACTAGATACG ATTTGTTAAGTGAGTTGGTGAGGAGAGAGAAGGACGCAGGGATCTTACCCGAACCGGAAGTGGATCTCTTCATGAAGTCCATCGCAGCTGAGAATGTCAAGAGCAGTCTAATCACAGATTACACTCTCAAA ataTTAGGGCTTGACATATGCAAAGATACGGTGGTCGGGGACGAAATGATCAGAGGAATTTCGGGTGGTCAAAAGAAAAGAGTCACAACAG GAGAAATGATAGTGGGACCAACAAAGACATTGTTTATGGACGAGATATCTACAGGTCTAGACAGTTCAACAACGTACCAAATAGTGAAATGCCTTAAAGAAATGGTTCGGTTCACGGATGCAACGGTTTTAATGTCCTTGTTACAACCAGCACCTGAAACGTTCGAGCTCTTCGACGATATTATTCTATTATCGGAAGGCCAGATCGTGTACCAAGGTCCACGTGACCATATTCTTTCCTTCTTTGAGACTTGCGGTTTCAAGTGTCCCGAGCGCAAAGGCACCGCTGATTTCTTGCAAGAG GTAACTTCAAGGAAAGACCAAGAACAGTATTGGGCAGACACGACAAAACCGTACAGATACATTCCTGTCTCTGGATTTTCCAAACAATTCAGAACCTTCCATGTCGGAGCCAAACTTGAAAACGACCTGTCCGTCCCTTACGACAGATTCAGATCACATCCAGCTTCTCTCGTATTCAACAAACAGTCCGTTCCCAAATCTCAACTCTTCAAGATCTGTTGGGACAGGGAACTGCTTCTCATTAAACGCAACGCTTTCTTCTACGTTTTCAAGACCGTTCAGATCATTATAATGGCCTTGATTGCGTCAACCGTGTACTTGAGGACAGGGATGGGAACAAAGGACGAGAATGACGGAGCCGTCTACATCGGTGCACTGATGTTCTCCATGATCGCTAACATGTTCAATGGGTTCGCGGAGCTTTCTCTGATGATTCAAAGACTTCCCGTGTTCTACAAGCAACGAGACCTTTTGTTTCACCCTTCTTGGACCTTCACTCTTCCAACGTTTCTCTTGAGCATTCCTATCTCCATCTTCGAATCCGTTGTTTGGGTCAGCATTACGTATTACTTAATCGGATTTTCTCCAGAACCCAGCAG GTTCTTCAAGCATTTACTGGTGATATTTCTTACACAGCAAATGGCTGGTAGTATTTTCCGATTCATTGCAACAACTTGTAGATCAATGATACTTGCTAATACGGGAGGATCTCTAGTtgttctcctcctcttcttactTGGAGGGTTCATTGTTCCTAGAG GTGAGATTCCTACATGGTGGCAATGGGCTTATTGGGTTTCACCAATGACTTACACTTACGACGCGTTAACTGTCAATGAAATGCTTGCTCCTAGATGGATGGATCAACTG TCTTCTGATAACTCCACGAGGTTGGGGTTGGCTGTTCTTGAGATTTTTGATGTGTTCACGGATCCAAGCTGGTACTGGATCGGTGTAGGAGCCGTTCTCGGGTTTACGATTCTCTTTAACATCCTAGCTACTCTCGCTCTTGCATATCTAAACC CACTTGAGAAACCTCAAGCCATCGTTTCTAAAGAGGGTGCAGAGGAAAACATAGTCACGAATGGGTCAGAGGGTAAAAACACTTACGTGAAAAGAGGAATGGTTCTACCATTTACTCCTTACACAATGTCCTTCGACAAGGTCAACTACTACGTGGACATGCCTAAG GAAATGAGAGAACAAGAAGTTGCAACGGATAAGCTTCAGCTGCTAAGGGAAGTGACAGGGGTGTTTAGACCAGGGGTGTTAACAGCTCTGATGGGAGTAAGTGGAGCTGGTAAAACCACTTTAATGGATGTTTTGGCTGGTAGAAAGACCGGTGGATACATCGAAGGCGACATCAGAATCTCTGGTTTTCCCAAAAGACAAGAAACTTTTGCCAGAGTCTCTGGTTACTGTGAACAGAATGATATCCATTCGCCACAAGTCACTGTCAGAGAGTCTCTCATCTACTCTGCCTTCCTTCGTCTCCCAAAAGAAGTTACCAAAGATGAGAAAATG AGATTTGTGGACCAAGTGATGGAGTTAGTAGAACTAAAGAGTCTAAAAGATGGGATAGTGGGGCTTCCAGGGATCTCAGGGCTATCAACAGAACAGAGGAAGAGACTTACTATAGCAGTTGAGTTAGTCGCAAACCCATCCATAATCTTCATGGATGAGCCTACTTCAGGGCTTGACGCTAGGGCTGCAGCTATTGTGATGAGGACAGTGAGGAACACAGTTGACACAGGAAGAACTGTTGTCTGCACAATCCACCAGCCTAGCATTGACATCTTTGAAGCGTTTGATGAACTTCTGCTTATGAAGAGAGGAGGACAAGTTATTTACGCTGGTCCTTTAGGCCAAAACTCCCACAAGATTATCGAATATTTTCAG GCCATTCCTGGAGTTCCGAAAATTAAAGAAAAGTATAATCCGGCGACATGGATGCTAGAAGTGAGCTCAGTGGCTGCAGAAGCTAAGCTTGATATAGATTTTGCTGAGCATTACGTAACATCATCCTTATATCA ACAAAACAAGAAGCTTGTAAAGGAAGTAAGCACACCGCCACGAGGAGCAAAAGATCTCTATTTCTCGACGCAGTTCTCAGAATCATTTTTAGGACAATTCAAGTCTTGTCTGTGGAAACAGTGGATAACTTACTGGAGAACTCCAGACTACAATCTTGCCAGatttttctttacattttttGCAGCTCTCATGGTTGGATCAATCTTCTGGAAAGTTGGCACAACAAG GGACAGTGCTAATGATCTGACAAAGGTTATTGGAGCAATGTATGCTGCTGTTTTGTTCGTGGGAATAAACAATGCCACATCTGTCCAGCCACTCGTAGCAGTGGAAAGAACTGTCTTCTATAGAGAAAGAGCTGCTGAAATGTACTCGGCTTTACCCTATGCCCTAGCACAG GTGGTGTGTGAAATACCGTTTGTGCTGATCCAGACTACTTATTATACGTTGATTACATACGCAATGATGTGTTTCGAATGGACCGTGGTGAAGTTCTTTTGGTTCTTCTTCGTCTcattcttctccttcctctactTCACATACTACGGGATGATGGCTGTCGCCATCACCCCGAACCAGCAAGTCGCTGCTATTTTCGCCGGAGCGTTCTACGGTCTTTTCAACCTCTTTTCTGGTTTTCTCATCCCTAGACCG AGGATTCCGAAATGGTGGATATGGTACTACTGGATCTGTCCAGTAGCATGGACTGTGTATGGATTGATTGTTTCACAGTACGGTGACCAAGAGGATACGATCAAAGTCCCGGGTATGATGGAAGATCCGACGATAAAATGGTACATTGAGAATCATTACGGGTACGACCCGAATTTCATGGGCTCTATTGCTGCTGTGTTAGTGGGCTTCACTGTGTTTTTCGCTTTTATGTTTGCCTTCGGCATCAAAATGTTAAACTTCCAGCAGAGATAG
- the LOC106345373 gene encoding uncharacterized protein LOC106345373 yields the protein MEKNVPISKKLWNVVRFVMYMLHKGISKQKLLADFNATLKRGKNLMFHNRRRVPAASSTAASQPRKEYEFSCSDTPNYSFPFSMAAFKKKSHHISLFACGQAPPTLDDDTSASLAVLELLNGVGDKEHGSKTPALSVEALTALSPYTLPGFGRSSPSVRPLRVTDSPFPLTEDGDVANGHVDKAAEEFIMKFYKNLNQQKKIEFSPN from the coding sequence ATGGAGAAGAACGTACCAATAAGCAAGAAGCTATGGAACGTCGTACGTTTTGTCATGTACATGTTACACAAAGGCATCTCAAAGCAAAAGCTACTCGCCGACTTTAACGCCACTCTCAAACGCGGCAAGAATCTCATGTTCCACAACCGCCGCCGCGTCCCAGCCGCCTCCTCCACCGCCGCGTCCCAACCGCGGAAAGAATACGAGTTTAGCTGCAGCGACACTCCAAACTACTCGTTCCCCTTTAGCATGGCCGCTTTCAAGAAGAAGAGTCACCACATTAGTCTCTTCGCGTGTGGTCAAGCGCCACCGACCCTCGACGACGATACCTCCGCCTCCTTAGCCGTGCTGGAGCTGCTCAACGGCGTAGGAGATAAAGAACACGGTAGTAAGACGCCGGCTTTGTCGGTCGAGGCTTTGACGGCGTTGTCTCCTTATACCTTGCCCGGGTTTGGACGGAGTTCTCCGTCAGTGAGACCTTTACGTGTGACGGACTCACCGTTCCCATTAACGGAAGATGGCGACGTGGCTAACGGACATGTGGACAAAGCAGCGGAGGAGTTTATAATGAAGTTTTACAAGAACTTGAATCAGCAAAAGAAGATTGAGTTCTCACCTAATTAA